One segment of Geomonas ferrireducens DNA contains the following:
- a CDS encoding ABC transporter ATP-binding protein, giving the protein MHFGGIYEDEVVGKMYDRRLMGRFFAYILPYRRTLVTALALLPFIAATKLSQPWILKMAIDGHIVKGQMEGLPALAAAFLGIIFAESILMFAQVYMLTWVGQRVMYDIRVQLFTHIQRLSARFFDQTPVGSLVSRLTSDIEVVGEMFAAGIVTVVGDILVLAGIVGIMLWMNVKLSLVTFSVLPLLIWVAFSFRNWMRVAFRQVRSRQANLSAFLTESIGGMAVVQLFNRERDEAKEFQRLNKSYVEANLPVITWDAALYAVVETLSSVAVALIIWYGGGEIIRGTLSFGALVAFIQYIEKFFSPIRDLSAKYSVMQGAMASLERIFTLLDNKEWEPGAAPAPKREEAAAPACVSAPQNVLQSICFNDVWFAYNGEDYVLKGVSLQMKRGEKVALVGETGGGKTTVTRLLSRLYDVQRGSITIDGTDLRDMPLQQLRRRIGVVLQDPYLFSGTIAYNISLGDPEAMKRVEQAAKVVGADRFIRELPNGYDEEVRERGVNFSAGERQLISFARAVAFDPEILVLDEATASVDTASERLIQQGLEGLMQGRTTLVVAHRLSTIRDADRIAVIHRGEKAEEGTHAELMAARGLYYRLYQLQFKD; this is encoded by the coding sequence ATGCACTTCGGCGGCATATACGAGGACGAAGTAGTCGGCAAGATGTACGATCGGCGCCTGATGGGGCGCTTCTTCGCCTACATCCTGCCGTACCGCCGCACGCTGGTCACGGCGCTCGCCCTGCTCCCTTTCATCGCCGCAACCAAGCTCTCCCAGCCCTGGATCCTCAAGATGGCCATCGACGGCCATATCGTGAAGGGGCAGATGGAAGGGCTTCCGGCGCTCGCCGCTGCCTTCTTGGGCATCATCTTCGCCGAGTCCATCCTCATGTTCGCGCAGGTTTATATGCTGACCTGGGTTGGACAGCGGGTCATGTACGACATCCGCGTGCAGCTCTTCACTCACATCCAGCGCCTCTCCGCCCGCTTCTTCGACCAGACCCCGGTGGGAAGCCTGGTCTCACGACTCACAAGCGACATCGAGGTGGTGGGCGAGATGTTTGCGGCGGGGATCGTCACCGTGGTGGGAGATATCCTCGTGCTGGCTGGCATCGTCGGCATCATGCTCTGGATGAACGTGAAGCTCTCGCTGGTCACCTTCTCGGTGCTGCCGCTGCTCATCTGGGTCGCTTTCTCTTTCCGAAACTGGATGCGCGTCGCCTTCAGGCAGGTGCGTTCCCGCCAGGCGAACCTCTCCGCCTTCCTCACCGAGAGCATCGGCGGCATGGCGGTGGTGCAGCTCTTCAACCGGGAGCGGGACGAGGCCAAGGAGTTCCAGAGGCTGAACAAGTCCTACGTGGAGGCGAACCTCCCGGTCATCACCTGGGACGCTGCCCTATACGCCGTAGTCGAGACGCTCTCTTCGGTGGCGGTGGCGCTGATCATCTGGTACGGCGGCGGTGAGATCATCAGGGGGACGCTCTCCTTCGGTGCATTGGTCGCCTTCATTCAGTACATAGAGAAGTTCTTCTCCCCGATCCGTGACCTCTCGGCGAAGTATTCGGTGATGCAGGGGGCGATGGCGTCGCTCGAGCGCATCTTCACCCTCCTCGACAATAAGGAGTGGGAGCCCGGTGCGGCCCCTGCGCCGAAGCGGGAGGAAGCCGCCGCACCCGCCTGCGTATCGGCGCCGCAAAACGTGCTGCAGAGTATCTGCTTCAACGACGTCTGGTTCGCCTACAACGGTGAGGATTACGTGCTCAAAGGGGTCTCGCTGCAGATGAAGCGCGGCGAGAAGGTGGCGCTCGTCGGGGAGACCGGCGGCGGCAAGACCACGGTGACGCGGCTTTTGTCCCGGCTCTACGACGTGCAGCGCGGCTCGATCACCATCGACGGGACCGATCTGCGCGACATGCCGCTGCAGCAGCTGCGCCGCAGGATCGGCGTCGTGCTCCAGGACCCCTACCTCTTCTCAGGGACCATCGCCTACAACATCTCGCTTGGCGACCCGGAGGCGATGAAACGGGTGGAGCAGGCGGCCAAGGTGGTCGGCGCGGACCGTTTCATCCGGGAGCTCCCGAATGGGTACGACGAGGAGGTGCGGGAGCGCGGGGTGAACTTCTCCGCAGGGGAGCGCCAGCTCATCTCCTTTGCCAGGGCGGTCGCCTTCGACCCGGAGATCCTGGTACTGGACGAGGCGACGGCGAGCGTCGACACCGCGAGTGAGCGGCTCATCCAGCAGGGGCTCGAGGGGCTGATGCAAGGGCGGACCACGCTCGTCGTGGCGCACCGCCTCTCCACGATCCGGGATGCCGACCGCATCGCCGTCATCCACCGGGGCGAAAAGGCCGAGGAGGGAACCCACGCGGAATTGATGGCCGCGCGCGGGCTCTATTACCGGCTCTACCAGCTGCAGTTCAAGGATTAA
- the selB gene encoding selenocysteine-specific translation elongation factor: MKHLILGTAGHIDHGKTSLVKALTGVDTDRLKEEKARGITIELGFAHLELADDLRFGIVDVPGHERFVRTMVAGVGGMDLVLLVIAADEGIMPQTREHLEICQLLGVKRGIVVLTKKDMVDTDWLDLVTEEVREYLADSFLAGAPVVAVSSRTGEGIDALKAELIKMAKEIEQKRVDSPFRLPVDRVFTVTGFGTVVTGTLLSGAVTVGDEVEILPSGIACRVRGVQSFGSKVEKGGAGERLAVNLQGVDHTEVQRGDVVVPKGLYKPTSAVDVRLNYLASAQKELKHRASIRLHSATYEVPAKIILFDRDALQPGESAYVQLRLEHPVLLLPGDPFVLRTYSPQATLGGGTVLDPAPPRRRRRSAEALELLAAVESGVDQDRIRLLVDSSLLSGISIQEMVNRSGMSGKRIEGALAPLLSSGAVLQVVKEPRIFLSKDAFAMLKKKLSDELVEYLQENPMQEGIGKEELKSRIPRRSDARFFGPVLASLEKDGLALSDRELVKLPGRKVGVTQDQASVQRTLEDALTKGWFEPPTLKELCDLVGATEKQVLDHANMMFREGRVAKIKGDIFYAPGAVSELREKLVALLKEKKEITPPEFRDVTGLSRKFMIPLLEYFDSEKLTIRMGDKRILRKG; this comes from the coding sequence ATGAAGCATCTGATACTCGGCACCGCCGGGCACATTGACCATGGCAAGACCTCACTGGTAAAGGCGTTGACGGGCGTCGACACGGACCGCCTCAAAGAGGAGAAGGCCCGCGGCATCACCATCGAACTCGGCTTCGCGCACCTGGAACTGGCTGACGACCTCCGCTTCGGCATCGTCGACGTCCCGGGACACGAGCGTTTCGTCCGCACCATGGTCGCCGGGGTGGGCGGGATGGACCTGGTTCTCCTCGTCATCGCCGCCGACGAGGGGATCATGCCCCAGACCCGTGAGCACCTGGAGATCTGCCAGCTCCTAGGGGTGAAGCGCGGCATCGTCGTGCTGACCAAGAAGGACATGGTGGACACGGACTGGCTCGACCTGGTGACCGAGGAGGTGCGCGAATATCTCGCCGATAGTTTCCTTGCCGGAGCGCCCGTCGTGGCGGTTTCCTCCCGTACCGGGGAAGGCATCGACGCGCTGAAGGCCGAACTGATAAAGATGGCGAAGGAGATCGAGCAGAAACGGGTCGACTCGCCGTTCCGCCTCCCCGTTGACCGTGTCTTCACCGTGACCGGCTTCGGCACCGTGGTCACCGGCACCCTCCTCTCCGGTGCCGTCACCGTCGGCGACGAGGTGGAGATCCTCCCCTCCGGCATCGCCTGCCGCGTGCGCGGCGTCCAGTCGTTCGGCTCCAAGGTTGAGAAGGGTGGGGCGGGCGAGCGCCTCGCCGTGAACCTGCAGGGGGTGGATCACACCGAGGTGCAGCGCGGCGACGTCGTCGTCCCGAAGGGGCTCTACAAGCCGACCAGCGCCGTCGATGTCCGGCTCAACTACCTCGCCTCGGCCCAGAAGGAACTGAAGCACCGCGCCTCGATCCGCCTTCATTCGGCCACCTACGAGGTCCCGGCCAAGATCATCCTCTTCGACCGCGACGCGCTGCAGCCGGGCGAGAGCGCCTACGTGCAGCTGCGTCTCGAGCATCCGGTGCTCCTGTTGCCGGGCGACCCCTTCGTGCTGCGTACTTACTCGCCGCAAGCGACCCTCGGGGGGGGCACCGTCCTCGACCCCGCACCGCCGCGCCGCCGCCGCCGCTCCGCCGAGGCCCTCGAGCTTCTGGCGGCCGTCGAGTCCGGCGTCGACCAGGACCGCATCAGGCTGCTCGTCGACTCCTCGCTCCTCTCCGGCATTTCCATCCAGGAGATGGTGAACCGCTCCGGCATGTCGGGTAAAAGGATTGAGGGGGCGCTGGCGCCGCTTCTTTCCAGCGGTGCCGTGCTGCAGGTGGTGAAGGAGCCGCGCATCTTCCTCAGCAAGGACGCCTTCGCCATGCTGAAGAAAAAGCTCTCCGACGAGTTGGTGGAGTACCTGCAGGAGAACCCGATGCAGGAGGGTATCGGCAAGGAAGAGCTGAAGTCGCGCATCCCGAGGCGCAGTGACGCGCGCTTCTTCGGGCCGGTGTTGGCGAGCCTCGAGAAGGACGGACTGGCGCTTTCCGACCGCGAACTCGTCAAGCTACCCGGGCGCAAGGTGGGGGTAACCCAGGACCAGGCGAGCGTGCAGCGCACCCTCGAAGATGCCCTCACCAAGGGGTGGTTCGAGCCGCCGACCCTGAAGGAGCTTTGCGATCTGGTCGGCGCCACCGAGAAGCAGGTGCTCGATCACGCGAACATGATGTTCCGCGAGGGGAGGGTGGCGAAGATCAAGGGGGACATCTTCTACGCCCCCGGTGCGGTTTCCGAGCTGCGCGAGAAGCTTGTCGCTCTCCTAAAGGAGAAGAAGGAGATCACCCCCCCAGAGTTCCGCGACGTCACGGGTCTTTCCCGGAAGTTCATGATTCCGCTCCTGGAGTATTTCGACTCCGAAAAGCTCACCATCCGCATGGGCGACAAGAGGATCCTCCGCAAAGGATAG
- a CDS encoding endonuclease domain-containing protein: MNAGKTDFTRFPVPDGLLKAARTLRQHMTDAEQLLWFCLRRKQVDGFRFRRQHPFGKYVLDFYCPEARLAVELDGGQHNLTKNALRDQGRTDFLEAQGVFVLRVWNNEVFSNLEGVLEEIYGALLQRAEVHYGRNPLPPP, translated from the coding sequence ATGAACGCTGGCAAGACTGATTTCACCCGGTTCCCGGTTCCCGACGGGCTGCTTAAGGCCGCCCGCACTTTGCGCCAGCATATGACCGACGCCGAGCAATTGCTCTGGTTCTGCCTGAGGCGCAAGCAGGTGGATGGTTTCAGATTCAGGAGGCAACACCCCTTCGGGAAGTACGTGCTGGATTTCTATTGCCCGGAGGCGAGGCTTGCCGTCGAGTTGGATGGCGGGCAGCACAACCTGACTAAAAACGCCCTGCGCGATCAAGGAAGGACAGACTTCCTCGAGGCGCAGGGCGTTTTCGTTTTAAGGGTCTGGAACAACGAGGTCTTCTCAAATCTGGAAGGAGTTTTGGAAGAGATTTACGGGGCGCTGCTACAGAGGGCGGAAGTTCACTACGGCAGGAACCCTCTTCCCCCTCCCTGA
- a CDS encoding TraB/GumN family protein: protein MPDRLYLEQFGNVHALPVLHYRMEFAHLVRDAFDRVKPDCVALELPQTLEEQFLRGVRRLPEVSVLAYHVAAQSVFLLIEPADPLIEGARLALERKVPLHLVDIDLDSYPSHPEHLPDSYSVQRIGLEPFYREVAKLYREIPPCEEDLRRERGMAYRLKQLSAQHERVLFICGMSHLERIRHSFDAPLAQPLTRTRREGITILNLHPECLHEVLAEYSFLSAVYETRRTPLGPEPAANGHSLRKSFNAFELILGGKESIPEEEALAESVQRSAHRIGMEGEFPDRQKIMLRLFLEAARHYRQETGDKVHFWQKRAFFRFARNYALMTRMLLPDLFQMLAAARGCLDDNFAYAFFRLAARYPWQRETSDLPTIRLSADELWSSTKRIRFRPRERVRAKGFSHLKMMNRKKEKRPGDWLEGFDDPYICSYPPEDLSIEEYGRNLKRIGARQLSEEGSKSEPFTSSLLDGVDMRETLRNLHEGKIYVKENKRLKSGVGCVVVVFDEDKEGSRYPYCMTWLGEHAQESDMAFYATPPTDNIVGPGISRCEYGGFLLSYPPRRMVDVWRDPDYRHATGKGELLLLAALDYSLEKDVVYAAAKPPRSFMKQHAARLNKRIIYLPLGSLSPVALKKLRAFHILYGRDKRDIAKDYIW from the coding sequence ATGCCCGACCGACTCTACCTGGAACAATTCGGCAACGTCCACGCCCTCCCCGTCCTGCACTACCGGATGGAGTTCGCCCACCTGGTGCGCGATGCGTTCGACCGCGTGAAGCCCGACTGCGTCGCCCTCGAGCTGCCGCAGACGCTGGAAGAACAGTTCCTGCGCGGCGTCCGGCGCCTCCCCGAGGTCTCCGTCCTCGCCTACCATGTTGCCGCCCAGTCCGTCTTCCTGCTCATCGAACCCGCCGATCCGCTGATCGAAGGAGCCCGGCTCGCCCTGGAGCGTAAGGTTCCGCTGCACCTCGTCGACATTGACCTCGACTCCTACCCGTCACACCCGGAACACCTCCCGGACTCCTATTCGGTGCAGCGCATCGGCCTCGAGCCCTTCTACCGGGAGGTGGCGAAACTCTACCGGGAGATACCCCCTTGCGAGGAGGACCTGCGCCGCGAGCGCGGCATGGCCTACCGCCTGAAGCAGCTCTCTGCGCAGCACGAACGCGTCCTCTTCATCTGCGGCATGTCGCACCTGGAGCGGATCCGGCACTCCTTCGACGCGCCGCTCGCCCAGCCGCTTACCCGGACCCGGCGCGAAGGGATCACCATCCTCAACCTGCACCCGGAGTGCCTCCACGAGGTGCTCGCCGAGTACTCCTTCCTCTCCGCGGTGTACGAGACGCGCAGGACGCCTCTTGGTCCCGAGCCCGCCGCCAACGGGCACTCCCTCAGAAAGAGCTTCAACGCCTTCGAGCTGATCCTGGGTGGGAAAGAGAGCATCCCCGAGGAGGAGGCACTGGCGGAATCGGTGCAAAGGAGCGCCCACCGTATCGGGATGGAAGGGGAGTTCCCCGACCGGCAGAAGATCATGTTGCGCCTGTTCCTCGAGGCGGCCCGTCACTACCGCCAGGAGACCGGTGACAAGGTGCACTTTTGGCAGAAGCGCGCCTTCTTCAGGTTCGCCCGCAACTACGCGCTCATGACGCGCATGCTCCTTCCCGACCTGTTCCAGATGCTGGCCGCCGCCCGCGGCTGCCTGGACGACAACTTCGCCTACGCCTTCTTCCGGCTCGCCGCCCGTTATCCCTGGCAGCGCGAGACGAGCGATCTCCCGACGATACGCCTCTCCGCCGACGAACTCTGGTCTTCTACGAAGAGGATCCGTTTCCGGCCGCGCGAGCGGGTGCGGGCGAAGGGGTTCTCGCACCTGAAGATGATGAACCGGAAAAAGGAGAAGCGCCCGGGGGACTGGCTGGAGGGGTTCGACGATCCGTACATCTGCTCCTACCCCCCCGAGGACCTGAGCATCGAGGAATACGGGCGGAACCTGAAGCGGATCGGGGCGCGGCAGCTGAGCGAGGAGGGGAGCAAAAGCGAGCCCTTCACGTCGTCGCTTCTGGACGGGGTCGACATGCGGGAGACGCTCCGGAACCTGCACGAGGGGAAGATTTACGTCAAGGAGAACAAGCGCCTGAAGAGCGGCGTCGGGTGCGTCGTGGTGGTCTTCGACGAGGACAAGGAAGGGAGCAGGTACCCGTACTGCATGACCTGGCTCGGCGAGCACGCCCAAGAGTCCGACATGGCCTTCTACGCCACCCCGCCCACCGACAACATCGTCGGTCCCGGGATCTCGCGCTGCGAGTACGGCGGATTTCTCTTGAGCTATCCCCCGCGCCGAATGGTCGACGTCTGGCGCGACCCGGATTACCGGCACGCCACCGGCAAGGGAGAGCTGCTCCTGCTGGCGGCGCTCGACTATTCGCTGGAGAAGGACGTGGTTTACGCCGCGGCGAAGCCCCCCAGAAGTTTCATGAAGCAACACGCCGCACGGCTTAACAAAAGGATCATCTACCTGCCGCTCGGGAGTCTATCGCCGGTGGCGCTTAAGAAGCTTCGGGCCTTCCACATCCTCTACGGCAGGGACAAGCGCGACATCGCCAAGGATTACATTTGGTGA
- a CDS encoding AAA family ATPase: MDRTTIDGINLTLANPIELPLRWVGDEELLRQLLAAWMVIDERDIPFNPRLIGKPGVGKTTLAYAAAKKLGRQVYLFQATMDTRPEDLIVTPVIGPEGAIQYAASSLVSAMISGGVLILDEGNRMSEKAWASLAPLLDDRRYVESIITGLRIKAHPDFRIVVTMNEDSSTFEVPEYIHSRLQPQLFIDFPEADEELAILKENLPFAGSSILNYVVQFLQRGHAADEPYSVRDGINIARYALKMMSATNKDPHELLPLAVERILGEEALRYLK, translated from the coding sequence ATGGACAGGACCACTATAGACGGCATAAATCTCACCCTCGCCAACCCCATCGAGCTGCCGCTGCGCTGGGTGGGGGACGAGGAACTGCTCCGGCAGCTTCTGGCGGCCTGGATGGTGATAGACGAGCGCGACATCCCATTCAACCCGCGCCTGATCGGTAAACCGGGCGTAGGGAAGACGACCCTCGCCTACGCCGCGGCCAAGAAACTTGGCCGCCAGGTGTACCTCTTCCAGGCCACCATGGACACCCGCCCCGAGGACCTGATCGTGACGCCGGTGATCGGCCCCGAGGGAGCGATACAGTACGCCGCTTCCTCGCTCGTATCCGCCATGATCTCCGGCGGCGTCCTCATCCTCGACGAGGGGAACCGGATGAGCGAGAAGGCCTGGGCCTCCCTCGCGCCGCTTCTGGACGACCGCCGCTACGTCGAGTCGATCATCACCGGCCTGCGGATCAAGGCCCATCCCGACTTCCGCATCGTCGTCACCATGAACGAGGACTCCTCCACCTTCGAGGTTCCCGAGTACATCCACTCCCGCCTGCAGCCCCAGCTCTTCATCGACTTCCCCGAGGCGGACGAGGAACTGGCGATCCTGAAGGAGAACCTCCCCTTCGCCGGGAGCTCGATCCTCAATTATGTCGTGCAGTTCCTGCAACGCGGCCACGCCGCCGACGAACCGTACTCGGTGCGTGACGGCATCAACATCGCACGCTACGCCTTGAAGATGATGTCGGCGACCAACAAGGACCCGCACGAGCTCCTGCCGCTCGCCGTCGAGCGGATCCTCGGCGAAGAGGCGCTGCGCTACCTGAAGTAG
- the hemH gene encoding ferrochelatase has translation MSEKTAVLLLQMGGPDSLDAVHPFLMNLFTDRDIIKIGPAFLQPFIARRIVNKRAPHVAEYYRQIGGKSPIRELTEAQREGLQALLGENYRCFVAMRYSRPSTIDALAAIKREGIRRVVVLSLYPHYSKATTGSSVNELQRVLKEARTDFELTFIDRFYDHPLYIKALAGKVMRGLQAFPDRKDVQIVFSAHSLPQSFIDEGDPYLDHIQETRRLVMEQVGEANHLLCFQSKASRVKWLEPSTEATIEKLAKEGKRNLLMVPLSFVSDHIETLYEIDIQYGEEAKGYGIERFERIESLNSDPIFLDCLADLVRTAKA, from the coding sequence ATGTCAGAAAAAACCGCAGTCCTTTTGCTGCAAATGGGTGGACCCGACTCGCTCGACGCCGTGCACCCTTTCCTCATGAACCTGTTCACGGACCGCGACATCATCAAGATCGGGCCGGCCTTCCTGCAGCCCTTCATCGCCCGGCGCATCGTGAACAAGCGCGCCCCGCACGTCGCGGAGTACTACCGGCAGATCGGCGGCAAGTCCCCGATCCGGGAGCTGACCGAGGCCCAGAGGGAGGGACTGCAGGCGCTTTTAGGTGAGAATTACCGCTGCTTCGTGGCGATGCGCTACTCCCGCCCCTCGACCATCGACGCCCTCGCGGCCATCAAGCGGGAGGGGATCCGGCGCGTCGTGGTGCTGTCGCTCTACCCGCACTACTCGAAGGCCACCACCGGCTCCAGCGTGAACGAACTGCAGCGCGTCCTGAAGGAGGCGCGGACCGATTTCGAGCTGACCTTCATCGACCGCTTCTACGACCACCCCCTCTACATCAAGGCGCTCGCGGGTAAGGTCATGCGGGGGCTGCAGGCCTTCCCGGACCGAAAGGACGTGCAGATCGTCTTCTCCGCCCATTCGCTGCCCCAATCCTTCATCGACGAAGGGGACCCGTACCTCGACCACATACAAGAGACCAGGCGTCTCGTCATGGAGCAGGTAGGCGAGGCGAACCATCTCCTCTGCTTCCAGTCGAAGGCGAGCCGGGTGAAGTGGCTCGAGCCCTCCACGGAGGCAACCATCGAGAAGCTGGCGAAGGAGGGGAAACGGAACCTGTTGATGGTGCCGCTCTCCTTCGTTTCGGACCACATCGAAACCCTCTACGAGATCGACATCCAGTACGGCGAGGAGGCGAAGGGGTACGGCATCGAGCGCTTCGAGCGCATCGAGTCGCTCAACTCGGACCCGATATTCCTGGACTGCCTGGCGGACCTGGTGAGAACGGCGAAGGCATGA